One Ranitomeya imitator isolate aRanImi1 chromosome 4, aRanImi1.pri, whole genome shotgun sequence genomic window, TGTAAGTGCGTGAATCCTGCacatatcattaacccctttctgacctcgaacgggatagtatgtccgaggtcagatcccctgctttgatgtgggctccggcggtgggctcacatcaaagccacgacatgtcagctgttttgaacagctgacatgtgcgcgcaatagcagcaagtggaatcgcgatccacccgccgctattaactaattaaatgccgctgtcaaacgctgacagcggcatttaactactgcttccagccgtgtggccggaaatgcgctcatcgccgacccctgtcacatgatcgggggtcagcgatgcatcggcatagtaaccagaggtctccttgagacctctatggttgctgatgccggcttgctgtgagcaccaccctgtggtcggcattcatagcaagccctaaattcagctacataggagcgatctgctgatcgctgctatgtagcagagccgatcaggctatgccagctactagcctcccatggaggctattgaagcatggcaaaagtaaaaaaaaatgtttaaaaaaatatgaaaaaaaaaatataaaagtttaaatcacccccctttcgccccattcaaaataaaacaataaaaataaaatacacacatatttggtatcgctgcgttcagcatcgcccaatctatcaataaaaaaaggatttacctgatcgttaaacggcgtagcgagaaaaaatttgaaacaccaaaattattattttttggtcgccgctacattgcattaaaatgcaataacgggcgatcaaaaaacgtatctgcaccaaaatggtatcattaaaaacgtcagttcggcacgcaaaaaataagccctcatccgaccccagatcatgaaaaatggagaaactacaggtatcggaaaatggcgcaatttcttttttcttttttagcaaagtttggaattttttttcaccacttagatacaaaaaaaacctagacaactttggtgtctatgaactcgtaatgacctggagaatcataatggcaggtaagttttagcatttagtgaagctagcaaaaaagccaaacaaaaaacacgcatgggattgcactttttttgcaatttcaccgcatttgggattttttttcccattttctagtagacgacatggtaaaaccaatgatgttgttcaaaagtacaactcgtcccgcaaaaaataagccctcacatggccatatttatggaaaaataaaaaagttatggctctgggaaggagtggagcgaaaaacaaacacggaaaaacggaaaatcccaaggtcatgaagggctaACAAGTCTATCGACCTGTGATCCTGCGATTTCCATAATCCCACGATTTTTCTTTCATGCTTTTACAGTTGCAGTGTAAAGGAGTGTAAATAAAAATCACAATAAAACATGCTTGAAACACATGTAATTTTATTACATAACAATCTATAGCCTACATTTCCGTCACAGGTCGCCAAGGAAAGTGCAAAATCAGCTAAGGAGCTGAGACTGCTTCCTACCAGACAAATGCCAACTGGATTACACAACCGGCATCTGCCTGTAACTACAGTGACTGGAGCTTTCTCCAGTTTCTGCAGCTAAACCAAATAAGCGTCACTCTCaacctctgacagtggcatttaaattgcACCATTACCGGTGGGTGCACGTGCTCTTATCAgcctcgcttgatgcggttgcaggGAACTGATGAGTTACGATGACAGCCAGGATTCAGCTGAAGGCCCCTGTAACTGCCATCTTGGTCCTCCCATGAATCTCAACCAAGAGCTGAGCTTTATTGGAGAACTTCGATTTCAATATACTCTGAAATGAAGTGATTGAGGTACAAGGTACAAATTCCTCATGTGGACTAAAAAATAATATAAAGTGCCTTGAaacagtattcataccctgtgaacttttctacATTTTTTCACAATACACCCACAAGCTTAATTGTATTTTATATGGATTTTATGCGATGTAACAATACAAAGTGGCaattatttgtgaagtgtaaagaaaatgacccgtggttttctaattattttagaaATACAAATCTGAAAATTCTGATGTACATTTTATATTCAACCcctctgagtcaatactttgtacgaccaccttttgctgcaattactgccGCAAGTCTTTTGGGAGTAAAGCGGCATGTAAAAATtttggcacccttggtcaaaattactgttattgtgaacagttaaacaaattgaaaatgaaatgatctctaagaggCCTAATCTTaaggattacacatttcctttgtattttaggtatatatattttatatatatatatatatatatatatatatatatatatatatatatatatatatcacttaaACAACAGGTTTGGGAGtgagtaaagggaacacttaaacaacagaatatgactccaagtaaatcaaacttctgtgaaatcaaactgttcacttaggaagcaacactgtttgacaatcaatttcacatgctgttgtgcaaatggaatagacaacagatggaaattgttggcaattatcaaaacacactcaataaagaagtggttctgcaggagggaccacagaccacatctcagtaccaatgctttctggctgatgttttggtgacatttgaatgttggttgtgctttcacacttgtggtagcatgagacggactctacaacccacacaagtggctcaggtagtgcagctcatccaggatggcacatcaatgcgagctgtggcaagaatgtgtgctgtgtctgtcagcgtagtgtccagaggctggaggcgctaccaggagacaggccagtacaccaggagatgtggagggggccctaggagggcaacaacccagcagcaggaccgctacctcagcttttgtgcaaggaggaacaggaggagcactgccagagcactgcaaaatgacctccagcaggccacaaatgtgcatgtgtctgcacaaacggttagaaactgactccatgaggatggtctgagtgcccaacgtccacagttgggggttgtgctcacagcccaacaccgtgcaggatgcttggcatttgccacagaacaccaggattggcaaattcgcctgtggtcttcacagatgaaagcaggttcacactgagcacatgtaacagatgtGACACAGTCTGGAGAcgacatggagagtgatctgcctgcaacatccttcagcatgaccggtctggcagtgggtcagtaatgtgtggggttgcatttctttggagggccgcacagccctccatgtgctcgccagagttagcctaactgccattagatactgagaggagatcctcagaccccttgtgagaccatatgctggtgcggttgaccatgggttcctcctaatgcaggacaatgccagacctcatgtgactgtaGTGtgacagcagttcctgcaagatgaagacattgaagctatggactggcatgcccgttccccagacctgaatccgattgaacacatctggtacatcatgtctcgcaccatccaccaatgtcacattgcactacagactgtccaggagttggcagatgctttagtccaggtctggaaggagatccctcagcagacaatccgccgcctcatcaggagcatgcccagacattgtaaggaggttatacaggcacttggaggccacacacactactgagcatcatttccttgtcttgaggcatttccactgaagttggatcagcctgtaacttcattttccactttgattttgagcatcattccaactccagacctccttgggatattagttgtgatttatgttgatcatttttaggttttattgttctcaacacattccactatgtaatgaataaagatttacaactggaatatttcattcagtgagatctaggatgtgggattttagatgtatatatatatatagtcattcattatgttttaaaaattacaaaatggaaaattGGCACTGGAAAAGTTTGGGCAACCTCCATGGTTAggaaagctgtgatacttgcaaaagggcgtGGTTCTAGGTAGTACTAGTAGAAGCACTTCTCCGGTTTGTTAAGTGTTTATTTCTtacagcagaacaggggttaatcggccatgttggaaattcctgtgttcagctgtgctcgtttagccactccttttccctatgaAATCTGGGCTCTCTTACCTAGTCCTTGTCAGAGTTAGCACTTGCTTCATGACAATAGGAGGGAGAAAAGTTGGTTTGAGAAGGATTGCTGGAGGAGTTAGAAGTGACTGTTGCTTTGTCTGTAGGCTTGgaaattccttatccttccctgttttgctttcttccccttcctgcacaccctagtagattcctctgttatatgtgagagaATATTTTTGTGTGTGTGACGTTTTCAGTTTACCCTAgtctttgttgccctgtttgttgggatagtgtactgcggtgcacaggagCACCCatgcttccctgggtgggggaagcggACAGACAAAGGGCTAACTTAGGATAATAGGAtaactaaggtctgaaaccttggtcaaagttatttgagcatACAAATTTCCAAAGGTGACTAAGCTTTTGCATTaagccattttcctttttgtaatttttaaagtgtaaaaaatgacaatatcttTTTTGCCTAAaaaacaaagaaaatgtgtcatcttgaaCCTTAGGCCTTTTAGCAATCAtatcatcttcaactttcttaactgttcacaataacagtaattttgaccaggggtgcccaaactttgaaATACCACTGTATGTCACTACTAGCTTTGCACATCTGGaggctgacatttttgcccattcttctttgcaaactaactctagctcagtgagattggatgaaaAGCTTCCGTGAATTGCAATTTTTATACTGCAATTTCTACCAAGCTTAGTAAATTGCCCTTCATGAGTCATGATTAACTGAGATAAAACACTATATTTATGATGTTTATGGCTACCCTATAATTTATAATATATAATGGGGTAGAATAGCAAAATCACTTCATAATGCGACATTTAGATTTACAAATGTAGTATAAGTAGTATAAGTTAAAACATAATGCACTCAAAATAAGCTTAAAGGTGTATTCCCCTCTCCAAAATCGCATTCCAATATTTGGTAggtgtaatgataataataataatattagaaaatctTACCAGAAATGTTGTATAGTTCTTCACATGGGATATGTCGCAtatcccatgtgcagggcattgcagtagcttagatatccatggttatgaccaataACAACTAACtaattaactgtcactatatgagtggtcgtaactggatacctaagctactgcaatagcctgcacatggggtaagcgacatagctaatcagaagaactatactacgttTCCAATTGAAAGTATTTGCTAATTTTATTATTACatctgctacatattgggataggatgttgGAGATGGGAATTCCCCTTGTAATATTAACTTTATAAACATTTTATTCTTCTATTTTCTCCACAGGTATGAGTAATTCTTGTTTTCTAAGAAAAGAATCCATAACTATTAGGCTTTTCTTGCATTCACAATGAAAGTAATTTCTATATTGCTAAAGACACTATTTTTACTAACACTGAGGACTTCTTGCCAATTGGTTAAACAGAGAGCATCAGCCGGAATGTACTCGCCCTTTGTGGCTATATGGAATGCACCAACTGAACTGTGTATGAGAAAATACAGAATCCCTATTGATGTCAGTTTATTTGAGCCTGTGGGAAGCACGCTCCCGACTGCCACCAGCCAGAACATTACTTTATTTTACACTGATAGACTAGGCTACTATCCATACATAGATCCTGCTACTGGTATTAGTTATAATGGAGGTATTCCTCAAATAAGCAATATGGCACAACACTTAAAAAAAGCCGAAGAAGATATTCGTTATTATATATCGTCAGCATCACAAAAAGGACTTGCTGTTATTGATTGGGAAGATTGGAGGCCAACCTGGATAAGAAACTGGGCTTCTAAGACTATATACAAGAAGCACTCTATTGACTTTGCTCAGCAAACAGACCTGACACTTGATCATGCAAAGGTAGAATCTACGGCCAGACTACAGTTTGAATCTGCAGCAAAAAGCTTTATTCTAAACACGCTCCGACTCGGGAAACAACTGAGACCCAACCAACTTTGGGGGTTCTATCTATTTCCCAACTGCTATAACTATGATTATAAGCAAAATCCTCATCAGTACACGGGACGCTGCCCGGACATTGAAATGATAAGAAATGATAAATTGTGGTGGTTATGGAAGGAAAGTACAGCACTGTTTCCAAACATGTATTTGGAGACTGCGCTAATGTCTTCCCACCTTGGTGCTCTATATACACGCCACCGTATCCAAGAAGCAAGAAGACTATCGACACACTCAAATAAGCTTCACCCCCTTCCCATATATATGTACAGCCGCCCTGTATTTACTGATCATACTGAGAAATATTTGACACTGGTAAGAAATCTATGAATTACAGATAAATTGACTAGTTCATGAAAATTTATTTTCGAtattattattttagtttttttcctctatatatatatgtcatacatAGTTTTACCTCTTCAACAACATAAACAAATGTAATAAGAGGCAATGAAGACATAATATTTACCCCAAAATTAGATCAATAAAGACATCAGCTCTatgcgcaaaaaataagtcctcacacagCGCAATATCCCAAGAATTGAAAACGTTATGGCTCTCAAGAATCTAAACACACCTAAATACACCTAAACACACAACATTAATAACAGAATATGTATTATCAGTGGACCTAGAAAGCTaggcataaaaaattatataattcCTCTGCGATTCATAAAACAATTTAGTTTTATTAAACAagataataaaatattttgaaatacatacagtacagaccaaaagtttagacacaccttctcatttaaagatttaaaggtggcttctttgaagaacctagaatataagacataatttcagttgttccacgcttttttgttaagtatataattccacatgtgttaattcatactttgatgcctttagtgtgaatgtacaatttccatagtcatgaaaatacagaaaaatctttaaatgagaaggcgtgcccaaacttttggtctgtactgtaaatgtaaaaaaacaaggagGGAAACACATAGTACAAATTGTAAGGGTATAGACAGACAAGGGGCAAACAAACCACTATAAAAGTAGATTATaattctatggatgtagatgattaCATTGTAGAGATTTATAAATAATAAAATGTATCCAAGAGGTGTACAAAATGACTGCATAAATAGGAATACGCGTGATTGAGAAAATGAAATAAAtctaaacaaaatacaaaaatacatcaTCATAGTATAACTTTAAGAGACATATCTAATAGGGAGAGCCTACATTCCGGCGTACATTTCACACACAgcattagcattttttttttttttacaaatttctgaattttttttaagtAAAACAAAAACTATGGCTCTGCGAATAAAGGGAGGAAAAAACTAACGCACCAAAAATGAAAGATCCCCCAGCCCTTAAAGGATTGACTGTAAATTTAGAATTACTGGATAAAGTTTAAGTGGTTCAGAAATTCACAATACTGAATTTGCGCTGTATATATCAACTCTTTCAACAGTAAGGCCCTCTGACGCCTCAATACCcagtataaatattttttttaatttggtattttTTGGACGGGGAATTCAGAATGTGTAGTTTTATTGTATAAATACCGTTAGAATTGCTTTTCTTTTCTCATTTTCAGCCTGATCTTGTTAATACAATTGGTGAAAGTGCTGCTTTGGGAACCAATGGATTTATAGTATGGGGTAGTGTGAACCTGACACGAAGTATGGTATGTAGTTTATAATCTGACCATTAGaatgcatttacatttttttttttcaagaattgTGCCGTCATTGTGCAAAAGTAGTAAAATATCACTTGTAAAACTTAAAGCTATAGGAATTAATTAATATTACCGTAGATTATATATAATGTTCCAAGGGCGATGGAAGAATCTTGCACTGCTGATTAAATGATAAACCACAATGAAATGAGGAATTATTGGCTTCATATCAACGCATTTCAGAGTCACTCCAACTCCTTCTTTAGGACAAACCAAAAATAATTTTGGTTTGACCTGTAGAAGGAGTTGGAATGAGTCCGAAACGCATTGACATTAAGTCAATAGCTCCTCATTTCATCATGGCTTATTATTTAATCAGCAGTGGAAGATACTTCCATCGCCCTTGGAACATTATATATAATCTTTGAAAGGGGATAACTCTTTTATTATTGTGCTTTATTGCTTTGTATAAGGTTTTGTAAAAAATTAACAGTAGGTAGAACTTATTTATACATAATGACCAACTTGCTTTATGGAATACACATTATATATTTGTGATAAAGATAGATCTAATCTTTATGTTGTTCTTCTTTTTAGAACACGTGCATGAAATTAAATTCTTTCATCATCAACACTCTGAACCCATACATCATTAATGTTTCATTATCCGCTAAACTGTGTAGTGCTGTACTTTGCCAAAATAATGGAGTCTGCGCCCGCAAAGACTGGAACACAAACACTTACCTTCACTTAAATATAACAAACATTACAATAGAAAGATATAAAAACAGTTATAAGGTGAGTGGAAGTCCAAGTCTAGAAGACCTAAAATATTACACTGACAAGTTTATCTGCCATTGTTATGCTGGATATCAATGCAAAGAGCCTCTAGAGCGGCTTAAAATTAAATCCATGAACGTTTGCATGGCACAAAATATCTGCgttaagctaaaaaaaaaattattgtaagtTTATGTTAAGTATAATGTGTAAAGCACTAGCattttatacagttagggccagaaatatttggacagtgacacaattttcgcgagttgggctctgcatgccaccgcattggatttgaaatgaaacctctacaacagaattcaagtgcagattgtaacgtttaatttgaagggttgaacaaaaatatctgatagaaaatgtaggaattgtacacatttctttacaaacactccacattttaggaggtcaaaagtaattggacaaataaacataacccaaacaaaatatttttattttcaatattttcttgcaaatcctttggaggcaat contains:
- the SPAM1 gene encoding hyaluronidase PH-20 produces the protein MYSPFVAIWNAPTELCMRKYRIPIDVSLFEPVGSTLPTATSQNITLFYTDRLGYYPYIDPATGISYNGGIPQISNMAQHLKKAEEDIRYYISSASQKGLAVIDWEDWRPTWIRNWASKTIYKKHSIDFAQQTDLTLDHAKVESTARLQFESAAKSFILNTLRLGKQLRPNQLWGFYLFPNCYNYDYKQNPHQYTGRCPDIEMIRNDKLWWLWKESTALFPNMYLETALMSSHLGALYTRHRIQEARRLSTHSNKLHPLPIYMYSRPVFTDHTEKYLTLPDLVNTIGESAALGTNGFIVWGSVNLTRSMNTCMKLNSFIINTLNPYIINVSLSAKLCSAVLCQNNGVCARKDWNTNTYLHLNITNITIERYKNSYKVSGSPSLEDLKYYTDKFICHCYAGYQCKEPLERLKIKSMNVCMAQNICVKLKKKLL